The stretch of DNA AAGATTACTTATGGCTCGTGGTATGAGCATTTGAGTGTGGAGTATACAATATACATACACTCATATTCTCCTCTCGTGCTTAGTAAATCGATAAGAAAATGTGGAAATAAATATTACTCATAAACTGGTGATCGGTAGAACTAAACATTTACAGACTGTTTCAACtcagaatatttttttgcataatttaacCATTATTGCAAGCCAGCCATTTTAAAATAAGCTATTGAATGTTTTTGACTAAATGTGGATTTTATCAATAGAATATCAAAACCTCGATTTGTCACGTACGTTAGATGCAATTTAATTTCGGAATCGTTTTAATTAGATTAATTCTAAATATCCATGGTAGTTCGTTTAGTTTGCACAAAAGTGACCAAGCAAGCGATagtcaatatattttttgtgaaCCTTGTAGGGAATGCGATGTTCTTCAAGACAAATTTACATGTTGAAAGACAGCCAGTTGGTTTGTGACGACTGTGGGGTGAATGAGTATTGGTCAACACGAACAAAAACCTGTTCTTTGTGCACAAGCCCTCGATACACAAACTTAAAGAGGAATATCCGATCCTCTTGCAAAGATCATGTGTGAGTTGCGTTTTTtagatttattaaaattttcagaatatGTTTGAAAAGATGTACACTATATCGCATTAAAAATCCTATagtaaattatattaaaaaaatatatatatgattttctATAGCAACCCCAATTCGCGTAATATAATTTACTATATATACTACATTTGAAAAAAGTGTATTTAATTTATCACCATCTTTCTGTAAGCAGGTATAGGAACTTGAGTTTACCAAGATAAAACAACTAAGCAACTGCTTATGTATACTTGGGTAGTGCAAACGGAATAAGTTGAGTGAAAATAACATTGAACAAAACTAATTGAACATATCAATTCAATATTCAGAAAGTCTAAAATCGTTCCAACATCTTTTGATCAGATATCGACGCAAGAAACTGAAAATTCGTACGTGGTAAGTAATTGGACAATAATGCTATAGAGTCTGAGTCCAGATCTATTAGATTTGAGATGCTTGAAGAATAATAATTAGAAACTATAGTGTCCTATCTAGCTTCAGCCATAACCATCTTGTTTAAAGTCTCACGTAAGCCGCCATGTAGAACCCACTGTTTCTGTAACAAAGATGGATGGACCTATATTTAGTTATAGGACCTTACTTGCGCGGGTATTTGAAATACTATTCTATAGAAGTCAACTATTCTAGCATTACTATAATTATATTGATGTTCGTATAGAAAGTTTAGCTGATGGTGTCAGCGGTGAAAGTTCATCAATTTCACGTCTTTAATATCACAGGGAACACCGTGTGCCCCACGACGACTTTACATGATAAAAAATAACCAATTGGTTTGCGACAACTGTGGAGTCAATGAATACTGGTCACGACAAACAAAAACCTGTTCCTTGTGCACAAGCCCTCGATATACAAACTTAATGAGAAATATCCGATCATCTTGCAAAGACCATATGTGAGtcgtttttattttaagaattttttcaaatcttagtTTGAATAGGATTATGTTTCGTTGAGAAATTGCTCAAATCAAATCGATTTTCAGAAAACCAAAAACTGTTCCAATGCCTACTTACACGAAGATCAGTACAACTCAAGGACCTAATGATTCGACCGCAATGAACCCTGTTTTTTCCAGTGAGTTATTCATTTATCGATGTACATAATATATTTACTTTCCGATAAAAAGTATCTGTTCTAATAGTCTTTATCAAATCACAACATAAAAATAGACGTGAAGAATAATGAGATAAATTCTTAAACGATTTGCTAATGAGAGTAcactaaatatatttgaaataaatcaagGTATTCATAGCGTATCTATCTAGATTAATTGAAATCTAAATTTTACTCTTTAGCCTCAACACGGACACTTACGAGAAGTACAGATAACAGAAATCCAACTACAGGATATCGGCCCACAACTACTCAAGTGTTCACAAAACCAATAAACATTGTTACAGATACAGTTTTAAACCCAACTCGAGAGACAAACATAGTGACTGAAAAGACTGTTAATTTGACAATATTCTACTTAAGCATGGGGGTTTCATTTTTAGTTGTTATGGCAATATCCTTGATAGCTATTTTTTTCATCAAGCTTTGCATATCAAAACAACGACAAAACAATCCAAGACGAGTAAGTCAGAGTGTACCTCGCGTTACTTTGAACACCACGTCTATATGATAAAACTTTAAGAATAGAAATATTACACCAATCACACAATGTTTATGGCTGCCACTTTGAGAGTTTGATAAAACCATTTTATCAGGTTTAAAATCATATCAATTGACCGATAACTGGTTTGAAGTTTAACGCCCGAGTCATCTTCGTGTAATTATATGTTTTCAAGCTTTAACGTCCGAACTCAACAATTTGCGTATATATCCTTTTTTTAAGCATTAACGCCCAAATTCTTCGAATTAGTGTCTTATTATAACTTATAACACCGAGCCCGTTGGATCATTTTGTTGCTGGTAATGTGATTGTATGGGGGGCAATGGACTCTGATGTCCCCAAAAGGTCATATCGTTGCCTCCCAGTCATGCACCAAAGCATCTgtctattttttgtttatatgtGCTTGCATATATAGTGTGTTTTGTGGTTTGACGAATggaataaactctctctctctcactaTGTGAATGTTATAACGTTTATAATATGGGACTACATGAGTTGCCTGTATTATTAAAAGTGATGGCAATTTTGAGTGTCTTGTCTTCAAAAGATAGTAATGTGGAAAGATCGCTCTGAAGTGAAATCAAATTCAagattttaattatatatacgtAAGGTTAAAGGACGACGGTTATTTGCGACAGCAATTTTGATGACTTGTGTGGTACAAATGTACATAAAGCGCACTTACCATTTAATATAAACCTCTGATAAGTCAAAATTAAGAGTTTCGAACGCTTTGATAATCATGAGCAAATTCTCAAGATGTCATTCCCGTCCCTTATCTGACTACCtcattcaaatatttcgttATAGTGGCGTATAATGCCCGACAAAATGTACAGTCGTTCAAAACGCGCAATCTCGCGCGCCGGTGCGTATAAAAAATCTGATTTTCACAATCCATTCGCGTTGCAACTCGTCGCGTAATGTTGCGTCACTTACGCCGCCGTACCCACGGTCTTCCTCTAGAACTTTCGGATTTCGCAACAACCGTGTATAAAGGCGTAATGTTCTCCAGCACGCGCTCAATATTGCTTCGTATCTTTCCACGTTTGTATTGTGCCGGCTGTCACGTAAAAATTCAAGTAATTATTtctatttgatttattttggtCATAATCATgatattagaatattttaaagaaaatattattcgaATTTAGTGAAGGTATGCGAGTTATGTAGAATTGAACGCCTGCGCAACGCGATATTATATAGTTAGCGAGTTGCTTGTTGAAAAGAAACTTCACTGCTTCAAGAAACGTCCGCAGAAATCCATGCCAGGTGGCATTAGTTAAAAACAGAGGTGCGCAACATtatttgtcggtgggccatataaccaacttctgACATCTAGCTGGGCGCACAAAGAAattagtttttccatgtacacaaggaattaaaaaattcccacaatgcaaaattttatttatttgatattttagtggGACACttggattttcgagtttttacATACTTTGTTAACATCAGCTTCGACAGCAGTTAGAATTTTATACTTGATGTGTGACAAGGGCtgcactaaatggcttggccgCGTTGTGACTCGTGGACTGCCTGTAAAGACCCCTGATCTCTCCTGCGTACAATAAACGTGTACTGAAGTCGGGTAGTAAACATCATCATTTTGGACACCAGATTATCACAGTTTCGACTGTATTTCAATTATTAAGTTAGCGTTCGGGAGAATAGGCTTTACGCTATACAGCCTCATGTTGCGCCACGGCTTCGTCCTTTGTATTGAAAATACAGTCACCTCTCAAAACCAAGTCTATTTGAATATAGGAGCAAATTTAATTCAGGAAATAATCCAAAACTTTCATACATTAAGATAAGAAAGACAATGTAGTAGTCTGTAGCAACATACAGGCAGTGAAGTAGTATATGTATGTATAGAGGAAGGACATGAAATTAGAAGATCAGaagtaactttttttaaatgacgaaaaattatttttataattatttcctAACTTTTTCATATGAAATTTGCCAAAGAAAAAACAATTAGTTAGTTAGTGATATTAGAATTGGAACATAGAATAGATATTAGAATTGATATTAGAActaaacaaaaatatcaaattaagCGACTTCTTACAGATGTTTTTCTTGCTTCTTTATCTAGTTATTGTGATGAACCCAACACCTATATCCGATAATTTATATGGTTTCAGACAAATAGTCATACAactaaaatttatcaataaaaaaaatgataataaccATACAAATTTTGACACTTCAACTAACATACTTTGGTTTCATTAGGTCAAGTGAATCTTATTGAGTAAGAGTACAGGGGATATATGATAGATGTTAAGCAAACAAAATTGCCATTTAAATTCCATATATGTATTTAAATGTCTGTATCAGTATTTTATCTTTCAAGTCGTGTATGACTTAACAATAATGAGTGTAAGACCCTCTTTTAGCAAATATTTGATAATGTTCATTAGGAAACAATCATGTAACACCGCCGCTAAAAAATGCCGTTAAAAAGGAATATAAAAGTATCACTCAATGGTAACATTTTTTCAATCACATTCGATTTCATTACTCAAAAGAGAAAAACGTAGAAAAGGCAAACGCCGAAATAAAAGAAAACGGTTGCGCACCAAAGAAAAAGCGGAAAAGAAGCAAAAACTCAACAGAataagaaaaagaaataaaaaaagaaaaactcaAGATAAAGAAAAACTCCTAATATGAAAATATAGGCTAATTAATACAATTATTTGTACATTGCAGTGGGGATATTAAGTTTTAGAAACTGTAGCTACTTTCTGCATTAAAAAGTTgtcatttttttcttatatattGTGTTTTTTAAGATGGCCTatttaaaaacaagagagcaatgatcATATATggaaatatatggacacgcagaacaattccccaaaaatcatatgcggtgaccaacgactaacataccggcggtgacttaccagtacctgtatcggggtaccgtgacggtacagggactgtcatagatattttaggtcctgtgacaattgaaacatcagttgaaatatctcgtgatatgagtcaattatgtaccgtattatcggatcaggtaccgaaccacagtcaaacatttcacataaaaacgttactaaataacatgcgtcaacttaacaccagccgaatcgaggtacaatttttggtacagtgactgtcatagccgtttagggctgatgaacaattcgactacacggacaactcaccaggcctagggtggtgtagcccgtctgcggacaatttcattcaaaccgctataaaacaaaaaccaatatatctaacccgttaattttttcaccgtgggtgcattggcggcatttattctacacgctaaacctcgtattaactttctacgacaaagggttaaagctatacaaatccccaaagtacggcactcgaaagacgtatttgcgaccgaacgaccagtgtgcgaccacggatttcaagccttgatcatcgtttctgctgcgtcgagactatcgcatacgcagccatacagcaatcaaacagacaaaacacggtggtcgcaaattggttgacaaagatattatcgacgtattaggataggatttacatatttatcccgggggagagaagtaactatcaaagatggttaacaaaactctacccacctgccaagtttcatctttttatctcttatatttgtatggattttcaagcttttgacagctacgagttagttcagtgtcaccgctttctgaccgtcatatatttcaagaacacggttatttcgaacaaaactcgttaaattataaacaaagcaccacatcacagcaatcaaacagacgaaaacacggtggtcgcaaattggttgacaaagatattatcgacgtatcggaaatgcacaccccctattccccctccttcatatgtagaaacgcgaaaccttcaaataaggttaaaagaaacacaactctacccacctgccaagtttcatctttttatttctcatatttgtatggattttcaagcttttgacagctacgagttagttcagtgtcaccgcgctgtgttacggtaccagaacttctctatctttagaaggtcctgtcttgtgacagcgtgaattgaaattgcaagatggtccgttggacacaaaatggcgtcctaTATCcgagaacgtttagtgacgtcatagcaaacaaaaacaaatcttacagagctaacagaaatatttgaaataaataaaagtaatagccttctggagaaaaatttcatcttcaaccactgaaaatttcaaagcaattagtccagtaatcaaagagaaaagcgactttttaaaaacgtgtcaaagaacaagaataagaacaagaacaagagagctatgctcaaatatatggacacgtagagtcacataattttgatgacgtcatagcaaaaaaaaaagtaatagccttctggagaaaatttttatctttaaccactaaaaatttcaaagcaattggtccagtattcgaagagaaaagcgactttttaaaaacgtgtcaagcggtactgagttagcagtcaggcagcatcttacctgtacactgtaggccatatacggtaattgatcacagaacagttgttcccttgcaaattttatgttgtttacactttaggacagataattgatcacagaacaattcttccctttcaaattttatgttgtttccagtagactctcatcaaaataaacaaatatagtaggctacaagtgctacaacgcttgcattactgcactggtaggaccgtgaaagaataagttacggtaatttcattgtggtaagacaccggtaccggcaccagtaccagtatcgtacttacgtactgagctaccagtaccggttagcagtcagccagcatcttacctgtacactgtaggccatatacggtaattgatcacagaacagttgttcccttgcaaattttatgttgtttacactttaggacagataattgatcacagaacaattcttcccttttaaattttatgttgttttcagtagactctcatcaaaataaacaaatatagtaggctacaagtgtttcattgtggtaagacaccggtaccggcaccagtaccagtatcgtacttacgtactgagctaccagtaccggtaccgaacctgtaggtctgatattccgttccgcatacgataggctataaaacttgcattgcagcattagtaataccgcggaaggaataagtcaatttcactgcgttacggtaccggtacctacagtagctgtagtactgagcaagacaatcgatcgcgaaaccgcttgaaataagtgtaaaacagtgttcccatgagtaaaaataaataccgcgaaattttgtatgaaatatcatatctcataggattcatataaaatttaagaataaacaaaagtaatagccttctagcgaaaaaattaatctttaaccactgaaaatttc from Styela clava chromosome 14, kaStyClav1.hap1.2, whole genome shotgun sequence encodes:
- the LOC120340354 gene encoding uncharacterized protein LOC120340354 — encoded protein: MLYNVRCCSILLLAIQYGVLGLMTANSYVGMRCSSRQIYMLKDSQLVCDDCGVNEYWSTRTKTCSLCTSPRYTNLKRNIRSSCKDHVKSKIVPTSFDQISTQETENSYVGTPCAPRRLYMIKNNQLVCDNCGVNEYWSRQTKTCSLCTSPRYTNLMRNIRSSCKDHIKPKTVPMPTYTKISTTQGPNDSTAMNPVFSTSTRTLTRSTDNRNPTTGYRPTTTQVFTKPINIVTDTVLNPTRETNIVTEKTVNLTIFYLSMGVSFLVVMAISLIAIFFIKLCISKQRQNNPRRPQHRHLREVQITEIQLQDIGPQLLKCSQNQ